One genomic segment of Kiritimatiella glycovorans includes these proteins:
- a CDS encoding COG2426 family protein yields MMRAIWLALCLVCAALSTEAAPSPSGEHASIGERLALGLEEAGLPEEVVIFGIATLPIVELRGAVPAGHVLMDVPSLAGPARAAASVKIYALSVAGNMLPVPFILLLLGPVSRWLMRFPAGKTFFDWLFARTRRKSASIEKYETLGLTVFVSIPLPVTGGWTGAVAAFLMGLSFRHAMLSIFLGVLISGIIMTTLSLMGWWGAVIAGIALLALALGALRRKLNGLSEKPEQAGESERPET; encoded by the coding sequence ATGATGCGCGCGATATGGCTGGCCTTATGCCTCGTGTGCGCGGCCCTGAGTACGGAAGCCGCGCCTTCGCCGTCCGGGGAGCACGCGTCGATCGGAGAACGCCTGGCCCTCGGCCTGGAGGAGGCGGGGCTGCCGGAGGAGGTCGTGATCTTCGGTATCGCGACGCTGCCGATCGTGGAACTCCGCGGCGCCGTGCCGGCGGGCCACGTCCTGATGGACGTCCCGTCCCTCGCGGGGCCCGCGCGGGCTGCGGCTTCCGTCAAGATCTACGCGCTGTCGGTCGCCGGCAACATGCTGCCGGTCCCGTTCATCCTTCTCCTGCTGGGACCTGTATCGCGGTGGCTGATGCGCTTTCCCGCCGGGAAGACCTTCTTCGACTGGCTGTTCGCGCGGACCCGGCGCAAAAGTGCGTCGATCGAGAAATACGAGACGCTGGGGCTGACCGTATTCGTGTCGATTCCCCTCCCGGTGACCGGAGGATGGACCGGGGCGGTCGCGGCGTTCCTGATGGGCCTCTCGTTCCGTCACGCCATGCTCTCGATCTTTCTCGGTGTGCTCATCTCCGGTATTATCATGACTACGCTCTCGCTCATGGGCTGGTGGGGGGCGGTGATCGCCGGCATCGCATTGCTCGCCCTCGCCCTCGGCGCCCTGCGCAGGAAGCTGAACGGGTTGAGTGAGAAACCTGAGCAGGCAGGAGAGAGTGAGAGACCTGAAACCTGA
- a CDS encoding valine--tRNA ligase: protein MTEMAKTYDPKQVEPRWYRHWREQGLFEAGAGQGDPACIVIPPPNVTGILHMGHALNNTIQDVLIRWWRMQGRAALWVPGTDHAGIATQNVVERKLHKEGKTREDLGRERFLEEVWKWKDQYGGTIVNQLKQLGASCDWSRERFTMDEGLSRAVTEVFCRLFEKNLIYRGHYIINWCPRCRTALSDEESEHRPVNGKLYHLRYPIKGSKKRLRVATTRPETMLGDVALAVNPRDERYEGLVGQTVLLPVLNRELRIIADDFVDPEFGTGVVKVTPAHDPNDFEMGVRHELEPIDVMEDDGTMAETAGPYAGMDRFACREQLLKDLEEQNLLEKVEEHDHSIGHCYRCDTMVEPRLSPQWFVRMKPLARPAIEAVKDGRIKFTPERWTRVYLDWMTNIRDWCISRQIWWGHRIPVFYCDDCDHVWADRGTPEVCPKCASGAIRQDPDVLDTWFSSWLWPFSVFGWPEESRDLEQFYPTDTLVTASEIIFFWVARMIMSGLEFMDDIPFRRVYIHGTVRDDDGVKMSKSLGNSIDPLDIIDRYSADALRFSLIMLTATGQDVYLSDEKFEIGRNFGTKIWNAARFMKMNDDGAAFDPRRPPFDEMALEPDDQHIIARLNETIASVSENLERFRFNDAALSLYDFLWHNFCDWYVEYSKSVFYGEDEQRKQDVIRVMHYVLCASLRLLHPIMPFLTEELWHAMGYTAMSSSIMTAEWPESFGYEEMKPWGVRRATVEYVEAKHDLIRVGRTLRADYDLKPKQRPAFRVRPSQERFADMLHEDRGSVADLLPAAEVVVDREFHPESAMPSGISRLGTVYMSIEGLVDVEAEIQKLHKQLETVEQGLTAVNRKLENENFLNKAPREVVDTQKQRKSELQEKSRKLKRLIGTLRNA, encoded by the coding sequence ATGACCGAAATGGCGAAGACGTACGATCCGAAGCAGGTGGAGCCCAGGTGGTACCGTCACTGGCGCGAACAGGGGCTGTTCGAGGCCGGTGCGGGGCAGGGCGATCCGGCCTGTATCGTGATCCCGCCCCCCAATGTGACCGGCATTCTGCACATGGGGCATGCGCTCAACAATACCATCCAGGATGTCCTGATCCGCTGGTGGCGCATGCAGGGTCGCGCGGCGCTCTGGGTTCCGGGTACGGACCATGCGGGGATCGCCACCCAGAATGTGGTGGAACGCAAGCTCCACAAGGAAGGTAAAACGCGCGAGGACCTCGGCCGCGAACGTTTCCTCGAAGAGGTCTGGAAATGGAAGGATCAGTACGGCGGCACGATCGTCAACCAGCTCAAACAGCTCGGCGCGTCCTGCGACTGGAGCCGGGAACGGTTCACCATGGACGAGGGCCTGAGCCGCGCGGTGACGGAGGTGTTCTGCCGGCTCTTCGAGAAAAACCTGATCTATCGCGGCCACTACATCATCAACTGGTGCCCCCGCTGCCGGACCGCCCTCTCCGACGAGGAGAGCGAGCATCGCCCCGTCAACGGCAAGCTCTATCATCTCCGCTACCCGATCAAAGGATCCAAAAAGCGGCTGCGGGTCGCCACCACCCGGCCGGAGACGATGCTGGGTGACGTCGCCCTGGCCGTGAACCCGCGCGATGAACGCTACGAGGGACTCGTCGGACAGACCGTGCTGCTCCCGGTCCTGAACCGCGAACTCAGGATCATCGCCGACGATTTCGTCGACCCCGAGTTCGGCACCGGGGTCGTCAAGGTCACGCCGGCGCACGATCCCAACGATTTCGAGATGGGGGTGCGGCACGAGCTGGAACCGATCGATGTGATGGAGGACGACGGGACGATGGCGGAGACCGCCGGCCCGTATGCGGGCATGGACCGTTTCGCGTGCCGCGAGCAGCTCCTGAAAGACCTCGAGGAACAGAACCTGCTGGAGAAAGTCGAAGAACACGATCACTCGATCGGGCACTGCTACCGCTGCGATACGATGGTCGAACCCCGCCTCTCCCCGCAGTGGTTCGTGCGGATGAAACCGCTGGCGCGTCCCGCGATCGAAGCCGTCAAGGACGGCCGCATCAAGTTCACCCCCGAACGCTGGACCCGGGTCTACCTGGACTGGATGACGAACATCCGGGACTGGTGTATCTCGCGCCAGATCTGGTGGGGGCACCGGATCCCGGTGTTCTACTGCGACGACTGCGACCACGTCTGGGCCGACCGCGGCACGCCGGAGGTCTGCCCGAAGTGCGCTTCCGGCGCGATCCGCCAGGACCCGGACGTGCTCGACACCTGGTTCTCTTCGTGGCTGTGGCCGTTCAGTGTGTTCGGGTGGCCCGAAGAGAGCCGGGACCTGGAGCAGTTCTATCCGACCGACACGCTGGTCACGGCCTCGGAAATCATCTTCTTCTGGGTCGCGCGCATGATTATGTCCGGTCTCGAGTTCATGGACGATATCCCCTTCCGCCGCGTCTATATCCACGGGACGGTACGCGACGACGACGGCGTGAAGATGAGCAAAAGCCTCGGCAATTCCATCGACCCCCTGGATATCATCGACCGCTACAGCGCCGACGCGCTGCGGTTCAGTCTGATCATGCTCACCGCCACCGGCCAGGACGTGTACCTCTCGGACGAGAAATTCGAGATCGGGCGCAATTTCGGCACCAAGATCTGGAACGCGGCGCGTTTCATGAAGATGAATGACGACGGCGCCGCGTTCGATCCGCGCCGTCCGCCGTTCGACGAGATGGCGCTGGAGCCGGACGATCAGCATATCATCGCCCGGCTCAACGAGACGATCGCCTCGGTGTCCGAGAACCTGGAGCGTTTCCGGTTCAACGATGCCGCGCTCTCGCTCTACGACTTCCTCTGGCATAATTTCTGCGACTGGTATGTCGAATATTCGAAATCCGTGTTCTACGGGGAGGACGAACAGCGCAAGCAGGACGTCATCCGCGTCATGCACTACGTCCTCTGCGCCTCCCTGCGGCTGCTGCACCCGATCATGCCGTTCCTTACCGAAGAACTCTGGCACGCCATGGGCTACACCGCGATGTCTTCAAGCATCATGACGGCCGAGTGGCCGGAATCGTTCGGATACGAGGAGATGAAGCCCTGGGGCGTCCGGCGCGCGACGGTCGAGTACGTGGAGGCGAAACACGATCTCATCCGCGTCGGCCGCACCCTGCGCGCGGACTACGATCTCAAGCCGAAGCAGAGACCGGCCTTCCGGGTGCGCCCGTCGCAGGAGCGCTTCGCGGACATGCTGCACGAGGACCGCGGATCGGTGGCCGACCTGCTCCCGGCGGCTGAAGTGGTCGTCGACCGCGAATTCCATCCCGAAAGCGCGATGCCCAGCGGAATCAGCCGTCTCGGCACGGTCTATATGTCGATCGAGGGACTCGTCGATGTCGAGGCCGAGATACAGAAACTCCATAAGCAGCTGGAGACCGTTGAACAGGGGCTCACGGCCGTCAACCGCAAGCTGGAAAATGAAAACTTTCTGAACAAAGCGCCGCGCGAAGTGGTGGACACCCAGAAACAGCGCAAAAGCGAGCTGCAGGAGAAGAGCCGCAAGCTGAAACGGCTGATCGGCACGCTGCGGAACGCCTGA
- the lipA gene encoding lipoyl synthase has protein sequence MTRSTRQEETGHGRLPEWFRRPLRTAHAYRGVSAVLSELGLHTVCGSAQCPNRHECWSGGTATFMILGDRCTRNCRFCAVAHGPESPPQADEPERVAEAARRLNLRHVVVTSVTRDDLPDGGADLFARTIERLHEPGGVTVEVLTPDFGGDRACVDRVIDAGPEVFNHNLETVERLQPALRPEASYGCSLDVLRAAAERGGEAVLVKSGLMLGLGETDAEIGQSLRDLHAAGCRALTLGQYLAPTRGHAPVQRFVPPERFEEWARRAHECGFEAVASGPMVRSSYQAREMWETVSRARREGH, from the coding sequence ATGACGCGTAGCACCAGGCAGGAAGAGACCGGGCACGGGCGGCTGCCGGAGTGGTTCCGGCGTCCGCTGCGCACCGCGCACGCCTACCGGGGTGTGAGTGCGGTCCTTAGTGAACTCGGACTCCATACCGTGTGCGGGAGTGCGCAGTGCCCGAACCGGCACGAGTGCTGGAGCGGAGGCACGGCCACGTTCATGATTCTCGGGGACCGCTGTACGCGCAACTGCAGATTCTGCGCAGTGGCCCACGGGCCGGAGTCGCCGCCGCAGGCTGATGAACCGGAGCGCGTGGCGGAGGCGGCGCGGCGCTTGAACCTGCGCCACGTGGTGGTGACCAGTGTGACGCGCGACGACCTCCCGGACGGCGGCGCGGATCTTTTCGCGCGTACGATCGAGCGGCTGCACGAGCCCGGCGGCGTCACCGTGGAAGTGCTCACCCCGGATTTCGGAGGCGACCGCGCCTGCGTGGACCGCGTCATCGACGCCGGCCCCGAGGTCTTCAACCACAACCTCGAGACGGTCGAACGCCTCCAGCCCGCCCTGCGTCCGGAGGCCTCTTACGGGTGTTCACTCGACGTGCTGCGCGCGGCCGCGGAGCGCGGAGGCGAAGCCGTGCTCGTAAAGTCGGGCCTGATGCTCGGGCTCGGAGAGACCGACGCGGAGATCGGGCAATCGCTGCGCGACCTGCACGCCGCAGGCTGCCGGGCGCTCACGCTGGGCCAGTACCTCGCGCCGACGCGCGGGCACGCGCCGGTCCAGCGGTTCGTGCCGCCGGAGCGTTTCGAGGAATGGGCCCGCCGCGCGCACGAGTGCGGTTTCGAGGCCGTGGCCTCCGGGCCGATGGTCCGGTCCTCCTACCAGGCGCGTGAGATGTGGGAGACCGTCTCCCGTGCGCGCAGAGAGGGACACTGA
- a CDS encoding glycosyltransferase family 2 protein, producing the protein MRAERDTDMVRARTLEHVYAVICAFREERRIAEVVEGARARGLNVIVVDDGSEDATSRRAEEAGAEVIRFESNRGKGAALRAGFDRIRDAECDAVITLDGDGQHDPGEIPLFLEAYRRTGIPALIGNRMAAPGPMPLYRRTVNRFMSHSLRKTTGVYLPDPPCGFRFYRADVLPYIQSEDDRFGAEFEMLLNMASRRIRMDNVRISSIYEGEPSRVRPVRDTLRFFSIVQRHRRRQKGFAPGETLWSS; encoded by the coding sequence GTGCGCGCAGAGAGGGACACTGATATGGTCCGCGCCCGCACACTCGAACATGTGTATGCCGTGATCTGCGCCTTCCGCGAAGAGCGGCGCATCGCGGAGGTTGTGGAAGGTGCCCGGGCCCGCGGTTTGAATGTCATTGTGGTCGACGACGGCTCTGAAGACGCCACCTCGCGCCGGGCGGAGGAGGCCGGGGCCGAGGTGATCCGGTTCGAGTCCAACCGCGGCAAGGGCGCCGCGCTGCGCGCGGGGTTCGACCGTATCCGCGATGCGGAGTGCGACGCCGTGATCACGCTCGACGGCGACGGGCAGCACGATCCGGGCGAGATCCCGCTTTTCCTCGAGGCGTACCGCCGGACCGGTATCCCCGCGCTGATTGGCAACCGCATGGCGGCGCCGGGACCGATGCCCCTCTATCGACGCACCGTGAACCGTTTCATGAGCCACAGCCTGCGTAAAACCACCGGCGTGTATCTGCCGGATCCCCCGTGCGGGTTCCGCTTCTACCGTGCCGATGTACTCCCCTACATCCAGTCCGAGGACGACCGCTTCGGTGCCGAATTCGAGATGCTGCTCAATATGGCCTCCCGCCGCATCCGGATGGACAACGTGCGGATCAGTTCTATTTACGAGGGCGAACCCAGCAGGGTGAGACCCGTGCGGGATACGCTGCGCTTCTTTTCGATCGTCCAACGCCACCGCCGGCGTCAGAAGGGCTTCGCGCCCGGCGAAACCCTCTGGAGTTCATGA